TTTTGAGAAAATTCCATGGACAATGGGATTGAACAATTTAAACTTTGCGATCTTTGTATTTGTTGCAACGATCGTTATAGCCTGTCCATGTGCACTTGGCCTTGCAACACCAATGGCTTTAATGAGAGGAACAACCCTTGCAGCAAAGAAAGGGCTTTTAATAAGAAACGCTGAGGCGATCCAAACTGCGAGAGATGTTAAGGTAGTTCTTTTAGATAAAACAGGCACCTTGACTTTGGGAAAACCTGTGGTTGTCGAGCACAATCTTGATCAACAAACCCTGAAGATCGTTGCGGGGATTGAAAAAAACTCCAATCACCCATTGGCAAAGGCAATTGCTCAGACGATCGATGATCCTTTTTTGATAGAGCAAATTGAAGAGATTGTGGGTGAAGGCGTGAAAGCAACCTACAACGGCTCGGAATATTTTATAGGAAAACCAAAAAATCTCAGAGATTACGATGATCACTTGAAAGATATGATCAGTATCGTTGAAGTTAGAAAAGATGGAAAAGTTTTGGGATTTATGGCGATCGAGGATCCATTGAGAGAGGATTCGATCCAGGCAGCTGAAAGACTCAAAAAAATGGGGATTGAAACTGTCATGGTGACAGGAGATAGTGAAAAAACAGCTATTTCATTGGCAAAGAAGGTAGGAATAAAAGAAGTACATTCAAACGTGAAACCAGATGAGAAGCTTCGTATCATGAGACAATATCAATCAAGAGGTGTTAAAGTAGTGATGGTTGGTGATGGTATGAATGATGCTGCTGCTTTGAAAGGAGCGGATATTGGAATAGCAATAGGTTCTGGTACAGACCTTGCAATCGATAGTGCAGATATAATCATTACAAAAGGCGGGATATCAAAGGTTGTTGATGTTATAGACATTTCAAAACACACTTTTAAGATCATAAAGCAAAATCTCTTTTGGGCATTTTTCTATAACATCATAGCAATACCAGCAGCGATGATTGGTTTATTACATCCTTTAATAGCAGAAATCGCCATGATTATGAGTTCTATCACAGTCACATTGAATTCCATGAGAGTCAAATAGAAGGAGGAGTCTTGATGAGGTATTTATTACACGTTCCAGATATTTCTTGCAATCACTGTAAAATGAGGATTTCAAAAAGACTCGAAGAAATAGGTGTGAAAGATTATCAGATCGATGTAGTAAATAAAACAGTTGTGGTTGGAACAGAGAACATAGAGAAAATAATCGATGAACTTGCAAAGATAGATTACCCAGTTGAGAGATACGAAAAACTCTAACAAGGACTACTCCAAAGATAGCTAAACATGATTAGATATCTAAAAACCCCAAAAGATTAGACCTATGGCAATATACGAAGGGGGTATATTATCCACCGGTGGATCAGCGCTGTCCATTATATAGTATACGATTTTTTGTTTGTAACAATTTCTTGTTTTTGCCTTTCTGATGATACTTTAGTATAGAAAACTCATTTTGTTTCACTATTCATCGCTATAACAGAACTTTGTTGAGACTAACTTTTGAGAGTGATTTTATAAGCCTTTGGTCATACATTTTCAATGTGGGTATTTTAATTTTTGGACAGATTTTTTACTTGACACAATTGATTATAATCATTATAATGATTATAGTGAATGGGGGTGTATGTTTGCCTTCGATGATTGACCCATATTCAACAGAGCCCTTATACTATCAACTTAAAGAGATCTTGAGAAAGAACATACTCGCGGGGATATGGAAGTCAGGTGAAAAAATCCCCACAGAAAAGCAGCTTTCAGAAAATTTTCATGTCAGTATAGCAGTTGTCAGACAGGCTGTATCTCTTCTTGTTGAGGAAGGATTTCTTGTCAAACGACAGGGTAAGGGAACCTTTGTAGTCGATACAAGAGTCAGGCAGGGCCCAAGAAAGCTCACCAGCTTTACCGAAGAAATGTCGTCCATGGGGCTTAAACCGTCTTCGATTGTCTTGGAAAAGTTTGTAAAACAAGCAGACGAGAAGATTTGTAATACTCTGAGATTAGAATCAAAAGCCAATGTAATAATGGTCAGAAGGCTCAGGCTTGCCAACAATGAACCTCTTGGTATACAAACATTTTATATTCCTGAATACTTAGCTCCTGATTTCCTCGAGAATGATTTATCTCAATCCCTTTATAAATTGCTGGAAACAAAATACGGTGTCCGAATCGTCTCAGCACAGGAAAAATATTTTGCCACAATACTCGACAAGTACGAATGTAAATTACTAAAAGTTAAATGGCCTTTTGCAGGTTTCATAGTTGAACGTGTTACCTTCGATCCAACTGGTAGCCCTGTTGAATACACAGAGTCCGTTATCAGAAGCGATAAATACTCCGTACAGGTAAATTTGAGGAAGTGACCAGATGTATTTTGTAGCCGATATTGGGGGTACAAATCTTAGAACAGCAATCGTTGATGAAAATGGAACAGTTTTGTGCAAATCAAAGCGAAATACACCAAGAGATTATGGACAACTCTTGCGTTTATTAAAAACCGAGTTTGATGAGAACGCAGAAAAATACCAGATATTGGGATGCTGTTTTTCTATAGCTGGAGCTATCTTCAACGATGGTAGTGTATGGCTTCCAAATGTGTTTGGTTTGAACAGATTCAACATGTCAGACGATCTAAGAGATTTGTTTAGTAAATCAAGTGTTTTTATGATAGATGATCGAGTATCTGGATTGCTGGGAGAACTCTGGAAGGGGTGTGCCGTAGGAAGGAAGGATGCACTTTATCTCGTTATAGGAACGGGTGTAGGACTTGGAATATTTGCAAATGGTGTTCTAATATCTGGTACTCAGAATCTATCTGGTTCTGTTGGATGGATTAAAGCTTGTGACCCTTTGACGAGCGAATTCAAAAATATTGAAGATCTCATCTCTGGTCCAGCGATTGTGAAGCGATGCAAGGAGATCTGCAAAGTGCAAGTGGACTCTCCAGAAGATGTCTTCAGACTACATTCAAACAAAAACGAGTGTGCAGAAAAGATAATTGTGAGTACCTCGCAGCTGATAGGTTATCTTCTGAGTGTCCTCACTAATACTTTTAATCCAGATTTGATCATCCTTGCTGGAAGTCTATCTTTACAATGGAGTGTGTTAAAAGAAAATGTACTCAGGGTATTGAAGGATCATATTAGTCCATTCATTCAGCAACCCACTGTCCAACCAACATCTCTTGGGGAAGATGCTCAGTTAATCGGGTGCGTGAAATACATTCTGATATCGCAAGAAAGGAGTGACTGAGTTGTTTGCATTTGAGACGTATCTTGAGAAAATCAACAATATTTTGAACAAAATCAAGAATGAGCAAAAAGAAAACATTCTCAAGGCATCCGAAGTCATGGCGAATTGCATCGAAAATGGTGGTATCGTTCATTTATTTGGTAGTGGCCATTCAGTTCTTCCGGTTCTGGATGCCTTTCCAAGATACGGAAGCTTTCTTGGTTTTAATCCATTGACCGATCCCAGATTGATGTGGTTCAGTCCCACAGGCCCTGCAAGTGCACCTGGGCTTTTGCTTATTGAGAGAAAAGAAGGTTATGTCGTGGATGGTTTTTTGAGATATCAACCAATAGGTAAGGGAGATGTACTTATTGTTTATTCGCATGGAGGAATCAATGCCGCACCTGTGGAAGCCGCCATTTATGGCAAAAAGATCGGAGCAACCGTCATAGCTATTCTATCAATGGAAAATCAAACTTTTGCCAAACCAACTCATAGTACTGGTAAGAAATTGTCAGATATCGCTGACATAGTTATCGATAACTGTGTACCACCTGAAGATGCTGTAGTTCCCCTTGAAGGCAGAAGCGAAAAAATCGCAGCTTCTTCAACAATAGCTGCAATAGCTGTGACGATGTGCTTGGTAGCAGAAACAGGAACAATTTTGAATGAAAAAGGAAAAGATTTAAAGATCTTTGTCTCTCCAAATGTTGCTGGATTTGGTGTGAATTACAACATAAAAATCTTCGATGAACATCAAAAAATGATCTGTAATCATCAAAAAAAGATTCAAAAGGAGTGAGGATTTTGAAGGATTTCTTTCCTGTATCGGTGTGGTATGGTCCTGAAAGATCAAGAGCACCCATGGTAACAAAGATTAAATCTTTGAAAGAAGTAAAAGAAGATATCCACAGGATAAAATCACTCGGTTTTAACTCCGTTAGATTTTGGTACGATTGGGCAGCCGCAGAACCGAGACCAGATACTTGGGATTTTTCAACAATAGATACACTTTTATCAATCGCGGATGAGCAAAGAATAAAAGCCATAGTTCAAGTTTACACAGATTCTGCACCAAATTGGGTTGAACGAGATCATCCAGATTCACTATTTGTGGATAGATCTGGATTAGTTATACATTCACAAGCATCTCCGGGTTACTGTTCAGACCATCCAGTAGTGCGAAAACACATAGAAAAATTCCTTACAAAACTCGCTCAGATCGTATCTTCACACGAGTCTTTCTATGCTTGGGATATTTGGTCAGAGCCACACATTGTCCAATGGTCTTGGATAGATTATATTAAAGATCCTTGGTTTTGTTACTGCAGAAATTCTCAAAATAGATTCATCGAATGGCTCAAGAAAAAATACAAAACGATTGATGCACTGAACGAAGCATGGTACAGAACTCATAAAGATTGGGAAGAGATAGTTGCCCCAAGATATGTCTCTCTGTCAAGTTTTAGAGATTTATTGGATTGGATTCAATTCAACATCGAAAAGATAGCAGACGATCTCAAGTGGAAAACAGATGCTCTACGTGAAGTCGATAAAGATCATTTTGTGTCAAGCCATGCAGCGATATCAAGTGTTTATGGGATACCGGGTATCAGTTACGGCGCATCAGACGATTGGAGACTTGCTGAGAAAGTAGATATATGGGGTACTTCGTTCTATCCAAAACACACAGGTTCATGGATGCCTTTAAAATCTCATCACATGGGAGTCGCTCTGGATGCAAGCAGATCTTCTTGTGAGAGTCGTGGAAAGCCGTTTTGGATAGGAGAACTCCAAACCGGTCATGGCGTTACCGGAATGAGATTTGGTGAATCTGTTGACAAATTCGACGTAGAAAGATGGGCGTGGTTAGCGGTTTCAAGGAATGCAAAAGGTTTGAATTATTACGCTTGGCTACCAATGAGTTGTGGCTATGAAATCTCTGGTTTTGGCTTAGCAAATTACGATGGCTCAGTAAACGAAAGAGCAATTGCTGCTGGCAATGTCTCTAAGATAATCACTCAGAATATGAAATTATTTTTGGATTCAAAGCCTCTGAAATCTGAGGTGGCGATACTCTACAACATAGAAGCTCATAAAGCCCTGGCTTGCCTGAGAGCAGAAAGCGCTGAACTAATCCGCAAGGACATCTTCGGAATATACAAAGCACTCATGGATTTTGGTATTACAATCGATTTTTTGCATCTAACAGATCTCACCAAAGATCTATCTGAGTACAAATTGATAATCCTTCCATTTTCGATATCCATGAATGCAGAAGCTGTCAAAGCTATAGAAAGATATGTTGCCAATGGTGGGACCATTTTAGCAGATGGTCGGATAGCTTGGATGAAAGAAGATGGAACTCTATGTGAAAAGATACCAGGCTTGGGTCTTGATAAATTATTTGGTTGTGAAGAACTTTATATGAAGGAACTGAGAGAACCAAAGACCTTTCAACTAAATGGAAAGACTCTTTCAGCTTGTAGGTATATTTCAGCTTACAAAGTTGGAACCGGGAAAGCCTTGGCGTCATTTGATAATCAACCTTTGATAGTAGAAAATGCTTATTTCTCTGGAAAGGCAATCATTGTAGGTACCTTAGTTGGAATTGGTTATGAAGAAACCGGGAATATTAACAACCTCGATTTCATAAGAGAGATTGCATCGCAATGCGGCATCCAGAAAAAATATTCTCTCAAGAAAAAAGAAGGCAATACAGATGATTTGGAAGTGAAATTGGCAATCTCTCCAGAGGGAGTCTTGGTTTATCTTTTCAATCACGGAAATAGTAACTGCAGTTTCGATCTATCTATCCAAAAAGATCTTTTTGGCAATGTCAGTAAAGTCAGTTGCTTGAACGAATCAATTTCGATCTCGATCAAACACGAGGATGAATTTTTAACCATGAAAGATCTAACACTGAACGCATATCAAACACTGGTTTTTTTAGCGAAATAATAGTCACTTTTTGATAGGAGGGGTGAAGGATGAAAAAGTCATTGGTTTTGTTATTTGTCGTGATTTTGAGCCTTCTGAGTATTAGTGGTGTTGCAAAAACTAAGTTGATCTTTGCCGTTCACTGGTCAGATTATCAAATCGAAGGAGTTAAAGACGAAAATGAAAATGTAAAAGTGAAGGGACTCAGGCAGTATGTTGAGGAGTATCAAAAACTGAATCCAGATGTTGAAATCGAGATCCAATCTGTACCATTTGATGACTACCTCAAACGCATACTAATTAGTCATACCTCTGGTGTGATAGCAGATGTCTATGTTTTGTATTCACTCTGGGGAGTTCAGCTCGTTGACTCAGGAATACTGGATCAGGTTCCAAAAGATATTGTGGACAAGATCAAGAGTAATTTTGTCAAAGCCGCTGTCGATGGTGCAACTATCGATAAGGCTATATGGGGAGTACCTGTTGAAGTAGACAATTACGCTCTCATTTACAACAAAAAATTGTTGCAAGAAGCGGGATTCAATCAACCACCAAAGACATGGAACGAATTGGTCGAAATGGCACCAAAACTCACAAAGAGAAATCCAGATGGCACAATTGCTCAATACGGTTTTGCCTTTCTATCTGGTTGGGACTCGGCAGTCGTTCATCCATATCTCGCACTTTTGTATAGCAACGGTGGGAAACCCTTCAAAGATGATTTCACCGAATGTTTGCTTACATCAAAAGAAGCAATTGAAGCATTGGAAGCCGAGTTGAAGCTTTTCAAAAACGGTTCCACCGACCCAGCAGCAAGTGTGTGGAATTTCCCATCTGGTAAAGTTGCCATGATGGTAATGGCTCCTTGGTACGAAACATCTTTAAAACTGGGACTAAAGGATCAATATGAACAAACAGTTGGAGTAGCACCAATGCCTTATTTGAAAAATCCAGCGACAACAGGATATACCTGGTTCATAGCTGTTGATGGTGCTTCGAAGAATAAAAAGGCGGCCTGGGATTTCATAAGATGGATGACACTACAAGATGCCGGTGGTTTCACAAGAATGGGAGAATTAATGGCAAAGAATATAGGTGCGATTCCACCAAACAAAATGGACATTGGCTTTTTCAAAGGCGAACTCGATGATCTCTACACATCCGTCTTTGTCAAAGAATTAGAAAACACGTACCAGGAGCCCAATGTTGCTCAAGGACAAGAAATCAAGACGATATTGATGAGAGAAATCATTGAAGCTTGGAATGGTCGAAAAACTGCCGAAAAGGCTTTAAGTGATGCAAAAGCACAAATCGACAAGATCTTGGCTGAGTTCTATAAATGAAAGGAGTTTTCAGTCTTGATTAGCAAACCTCATTCCAAACACTATAAATCCTTAGAGAAAAATACGGGGGCAGGGTATTTGTTCCTTGCCCCTGCTTTGACTTTTTATTCACTGTTTTTTGTATACCCAGTTATCTTTTCCTTCATTGTATCTACGAAGAGATGGAACATGTTAGTCCCTTTGTCGAGGGCAAGAAGTGTAGGATTTTCAGAGTATTCATATCTGCTCAAAGATGATATATTCTTAGGAGTATTGAGAAATACTCTTTTATACGCTTTGATAACAGTTTCACTTACAATTACAATTGCTTTGATACTCGCTGTTTTGATAAATAACGCAAGACTATCGATTTTGTGGAGATTCATATATTTTGCACCAGTCGTGACACCGCAGGTTGCTATAGGCACCATCTGGGGTTATTTGTATAGACCGAACAATGGTTTGCTCAATTCCATAATAAAGGTATTCGGATTCAAACCCGTCTATTGGTTAACAGATGCAAGAGTTGCTTTATTTTCGATAATTATCACGGCAGTCTGGGCTGGTTTGGGAGGATCCATGCTCATTATCACCGCTGGTCTGAAAAACATTCCTCAAGATTATTACGATGCTGCCAAGATCGATGGGGCGGGGCCATTCAGACAATTTTTCTATATTACAGTACCGCTGCTTTCCCCAACGTTACTTTTTCTGACTGCAACTGGTTTCATAGGTGCATGGCAGGTATTTGATCTTCCATTTATAATGGGTAGAAATGCACCAGCAAGGAGTGTCATGACTGTTTCATGGTATGTCTATGAAACAGCTTTTCAGTCCTTAAGAATGGGCAGAGCATCCGCTGGAGCCTTTTTGTTGTTCTGCATAATTTTTGCTTTCACCTTGTTTATTCTCTGGATTTTCAAACGTGGAGGTATCAAGGGGTATGAATAAAAAAGTGATAAAGATAATTTTCGAGATAGTAAGGTACACAATCATAATTTTCGGTGCATTTTGGATGATCTTGCCTTTCTTCTGGCTTTTTTCGGCATCTTTGATGACACCACAAGAACTGATGTCTGATACTCCAAAATGGCTGCCTGAAAAACCCCAATGGAACAATTATTTGCAAGTTCTAAAAAGGGTACCCATTTTCACTTATTATAAGAACAGTATCATAGTAGCGGGTTCCGTTACTGTACTTGTGATTTTGACAAGTTCGATGGCTGGTTTTGCCTTCGCTAAACTCAGATTTTTCGGTAGAAAGATTCTTTTTAGCTTCGTCTTATCTACTATGATGTTTCCTGTCTTCATATTTCTGATACCAGTCTATTACCTTATGAAATTATTCGGCTGGCTTAACAGTTACCTGGCTTTGATCGTCCCATTCGCAGTTAGTGGGTATGGCATATTTTTAATGAGGCAATTCGTCATGACCATACCCGATGAACTTTTAGATTCGGCGAGATTAGATGGGGCAAGTCAGTTCAAAGTCTATTCTGTGATAATTCTTCCATTGATAAAGCCGGCTCTGGCTACTTTAGCAATACTCACATTCATAGGACAATGGAACTCCTTTCTCTGGCCTTTGATAGTCACTTCCACTGCTCAAAAATTCATGACACTACCCGTAGGTATATCGAGACTTTCTCTTGCATTTTCGACCGCTGAAACACAGCATTTGATAATAACTGCTCTTGTCTATCAGGTTGTACCAATGGTGATTTTGTTCCTGTATCTACAAAGATATTATGTGAAAGGTTTTGTGCTCAGTGGATTTTCAAATCTTTGATCTTTCCTGAAAAAGTGTATAATTTATTTTTGGGTGATCATGATGTTGAGAACTTTGTTTAAGGCAAGAGTTCAACTGCTCAGAGATTTTGCTAAGCAAAGAGGTTTTGACGGAATACTTCTGAGTAGATGTGATAACTTTTCTTGGTTTACCTTTGGCGCTCGAAATCACATCACGTTGAATACAGAAGTCGGTGCGGCTCACATTCTTGTAAATGAAGAAAGTGTTTACATCCTTACAAACAATATAGAGAGAAAGCGTATTGAGAAAGAAGAACTTCACGAAGATATTTCATCTGAAGTTGAGTTCGCTGAATATATCTGGTCAAAAAACATGGTAGATGTTTTAAAACCATTTATCAGCACCAAGAAAATCGCTTCCGATACAGGTATGCTTCAAACAACCGATATCAAACAACAGATCGATCAACTTCGCTATGTAATGAGCGATTTTGAATTGAAAACATACTCAGATTTAGGGAAAACATGTGATTATGTTTTGAATAAGGAAATGAAAGAACTGAAACCCGAGATGACAGAACTCGAAGTTCAAGGTATTATATACAAATCTTTGGCAAAGGAAGGCATCGAGCCAATTTTTGTCATGGTAAGTGGTGAAGAAAGTGCAAAACTTTATAGACATAATTTACCAAGAAATGTTAGTTTAGGCAAGAAAGTATTTGTGAGTATCTGTGCACGCAAGAGAGGATTGGTTGTTTCCGCTACAAGATCTGTTTTGTTTGAAAAAGATCAAAATTTGATCGAGCAACACAAACAGAACTGTTATATCGACGCAGTAGCAATTTCGAAATCAAAAATTGGTATTACATTGAACCATGTCTTTGAAAAGATTAAACACGCCTATGCCGAAGTAGGTAAGCCTTATGAATGGATGTTACACCAT
The DNA window shown above is from Thermotoga profunda AZM34c06 and carries:
- a CDS encoding heavy-metal-associated domain-containing protein — its product is MRYLLHVPDISCNHCKMRISKRLEEIGVKDYQIDVVNKTVVVGTENIEKIIDELAKIDYPVERYEKL
- a CDS encoding GntR family transcriptional regulator, producing MIDPYSTEPLYYQLKEILRKNILAGIWKSGEKIPTEKQLSENFHVSIAVVRQAVSLLVEEGFLVKRQGKGTFVVDTRVRQGPRKLTSFTEEMSSMGLKPSSIVLEKFVKQADEKICNTLRLESKANVIMVRRLRLANNEPLGIQTFYIPEYLAPDFLENDLSQSLYKLLETKYGVRIVSAQEKYFATILDKYECKLLKVKWPFAGFIVERVTFDPTGSPVEYTESVIRSDKYSVQVNLRK
- a CDS encoding ROK family protein encodes the protein MYFVADIGGTNLRTAIVDENGTVLCKSKRNTPRDYGQLLRLLKTEFDENAEKYQILGCCFSIAGAIFNDGSVWLPNVFGLNRFNMSDDLRDLFSKSSVFMIDDRVSGLLGELWKGCAVGRKDALYLVIGTGVGLGIFANGVLISGTQNLSGSVGWIKACDPLTSEFKNIEDLISGPAIVKRCKEICKVQVDSPEDVFRLHSNKNECAEKIIVSTSQLIGYLLSVLTNTFNPDLIILAGSLSLQWSVLKENVLRVLKDHISPFIQQPTVQPTSLGEDAQLIGCVKYILISQERSD
- a CDS encoding sugar isomerase domain-containing protein — translated: MTELFAFETYLEKINNILNKIKNEQKENILKASEVMANCIENGGIVHLFGSGHSVLPVLDAFPRYGSFLGFNPLTDPRLMWFSPTGPASAPGLLLIERKEGYVVDGFLRYQPIGKGDVLIVYSHGGINAAPVEAAIYGKKIGATVIAILSMENQTFAKPTHSTGKKLSDIADIVIDNCVPPEDAVVPLEGRSEKIAASSTIAAIAVTMCLVAETGTILNEKGKDLKIFVSPNVAGFGVNYNIKIFDEHQKMICNHQKKIQKE
- a CDS encoding beta-galactosidase; the protein is MKDFFPVSVWYGPERSRAPMVTKIKSLKEVKEDIHRIKSLGFNSVRFWYDWAAAEPRPDTWDFSTIDTLLSIADEQRIKAIVQVYTDSAPNWVERDHPDSLFVDRSGLVIHSQASPGYCSDHPVVRKHIEKFLTKLAQIVSSHESFYAWDIWSEPHIVQWSWIDYIKDPWFCYCRNSQNRFIEWLKKKYKTIDALNEAWYRTHKDWEEIVAPRYVSLSSFRDLLDWIQFNIEKIADDLKWKTDALREVDKDHFVSSHAAISSVYGIPGISYGASDDWRLAEKVDIWGTSFYPKHTGSWMPLKSHHMGVALDASRSSCESRGKPFWIGELQTGHGVTGMRFGESVDKFDVERWAWLAVSRNAKGLNYYAWLPMSCGYEISGFGLANYDGSVNERAIAAGNVSKIITQNMKLFLDSKPLKSEVAILYNIEAHKALACLRAESAELIRKDIFGIYKALMDFGITIDFLHLTDLTKDLSEYKLIILPFSISMNAEAVKAIERYVANGGTILADGRIAWMKEDGTLCEKIPGLGLDKLFGCEELYMKELREPKTFQLNGKTLSACRYISAYKVGTGKALASFDNQPLIVENAYFSGKAIIVGTLVGIGYEETGNINNLDFIREIASQCGIQKKYSLKKKEGNTDDLEVKLAISPEGVLVYLFNHGNSNCSFDLSIQKDLFGNVSKVSCLNESISISIKHEDEFLTMKDLTLNAYQTLVFLAK
- a CDS encoding ABC transporter substrate-binding protein, with translation MKKSLVLLFVVILSLLSISGVAKTKLIFAVHWSDYQIEGVKDENENVKVKGLRQYVEEYQKLNPDVEIEIQSVPFDDYLKRILISHTSGVIADVYVLYSLWGVQLVDSGILDQVPKDIVDKIKSNFVKAAVDGATIDKAIWGVPVEVDNYALIYNKKLLQEAGFNQPPKTWNELVEMAPKLTKRNPDGTIAQYGFAFLSGWDSAVVHPYLALLYSNGGKPFKDDFTECLLTSKEAIEALEAELKLFKNGSTDPAASVWNFPSGKVAMMVMAPWYETSLKLGLKDQYEQTVGVAPMPYLKNPATTGYTWFIAVDGASKNKKAAWDFIRWMTLQDAGGFTRMGELMAKNIGAIPPNKMDIGFFKGELDDLYTSVFVKELENTYQEPNVAQGQEIKTILMREIIEAWNGRKTAEKALSDAKAQIDKILAEFYK
- a CDS encoding carbohydrate ABC transporter permease: MFLAPALTFYSLFFVYPVIFSFIVSTKRWNMLVPLSRARSVGFSEYSYLLKDDIFLGVLRNTLLYALITVSLTITIALILAVLINNARLSILWRFIYFAPVVTPQVAIGTIWGYLYRPNNGLLNSIIKVFGFKPVYWLTDARVALFSIIITAVWAGLGGSMLIITAGLKNIPQDYYDAAKIDGAGPFRQFFYITVPLLSPTLLFLTATGFIGAWQVFDLPFIMGRNAPARSVMTVSWYVYETAFQSLRMGRASAGAFLLFCIIFAFTLFILWIFKRGGIKGYE
- a CDS encoding carbohydrate ABC transporter permease; the protein is MNKKVIKIIFEIVRYTIIIFGAFWMILPFFWLFSASLMTPQELMSDTPKWLPEKPQWNNYLQVLKRVPIFTYYKNSIIVAGSVTVLVILTSSMAGFAFAKLRFFGRKILFSFVLSTMMFPVFIFLIPVYYLMKLFGWLNSYLALIVPFAVSGYGIFLMRQFVMTIPDELLDSARLDGASQFKVYSVIILPLIKPALATLAILTFIGQWNSFLWPLIVTSTAQKFMTLPVGISRLSLAFSTAETQHLIITALVYQVVPMVILFLYLQRYYVKGFVLSGFSNL
- a CDS encoding M24 family metallopeptidase, producing the protein MLRTLFKARVQLLRDFAKQRGFDGILLSRCDNFSWFTFGARNHITLNTEVGAAHILVNEESVYILTNNIERKRIEKEELHEDISSEVEFAEYIWSKNMVDVLKPFISTKKIASDTGMLQTTDIKQQIDQLRYVMSDFELKTYSDLGKTCDYVLNKEMKELKPEMTELEVQGIIYKSLAKEGIEPIFVMVSGEESAKLYRHNLPRNVSLGKKVFVSICARKRGLVVSATRSVLFEKDQNLIEQHKQNCYIDAVAISKSKIGITLNHVFEKIKHAYAEVGKPYEWMLHHQGGLAGYNAREIIANESTEYELKIGNVLAWNPTITGTKSEDTIALTEDGMKIISYFDDSDWPCIEFKIDGTSIKRPDLLVIERR